One Dermatophagoides farinae isolate YC_2012a chromosome 1, ASM2471394v1, whole genome shotgun sequence genomic region harbors:
- the LOC124491958 gene encoding pyridoxine/pyridoxamine 5'-phosphate oxidase, which translates to MSADLSAMRKEYSDRRRILAEKDIINDPFELFHHWFEVAKQKAPDDKWTETNAVCLSTATKDGRPSSRMVLLKGYDPINGFTIFTNYESRKGMEIRQNSHVALLFYWNYLSRQIRIEGCARKSSPEESDKYFHSRPRISQISARVSEQSRPIDSRETLIQRQQEEVKKFGDNIVIPRPDFWGGFHIQPERFEFWQGQSDRTHDRFIFELDPIERKWQQYYRIQP; encoded by the exons atgtcgGCCGATTTAAGTG CAATGcgaaaagaatattctgatCGACGTCGAATTCTCGCCGAAAAGGATATAATTAATGatccatttgaattatttcatcattggtttGAGGTGGCCAAACAAAAAGCACCAGATGATAAATGGACTGAAACGAATGCCGTATGTTTATCAACGGCTACAAA AGATGGTCgaccatcatcaagaatGGTTTTGCTAAAAGGTTACGATCCAATAAATGGTTTCACCATTTTTACAAATTATGAAAGTCGTAAAGGAATGGAAATT CGACAAAATTCACATGTTGCATTACTATTCTATTGGAATTATCTTTCACGTCAAATACGGATTGAAGGTTGTGCACGAAAATCATCGCCAGAAGAATCggataaatattttcattcaagaCCAAGAATTTCACAGATTAGTGCTCGTGTATCCGAACAATCACGTCCAATTGATTCACGTGAAACATTGATACAAAGACAACAAGAAGAGGTGAAAAAATTCGGCGACAATATCGTCATTCCTAGACCAGATTTTTGGGGCGGTTTCCATATACAACCAGAACGATTTGAATTCTGGCAAGGTCAAAGTGATCGTACACatgatcgattcatttttgaattggATCCAATCGAACGAAAATGGCAACAATATTATCGAATTCAACCGTAA
- the LOC124491949 gene encoding uncharacterized protein LOC124491949 has product MMEQQHRMIRLLLNTFGILGVQLRPLQWNNVLSILNWSLNNLIIVATLYLLNDQKPFHSRLASLISSDQYLMYYYVKICAKIIFPIICLFYVITYWIYGHRLISQLQSSRFASIKIPKRVENIVIIVAFVIPMFFLCLRNYLPFDSFNLQTLFAIEIFTFYRSVTWILLYFNQLANLRVLEQIRQRYLHDDIEKQLANGRKCQSLCLRRQSRCISSISASLEKIGKRNDPIRHTLKNQSSITKCRDLFEEMKDLAELNNRLQPMFSILTTLHLVHTSAVVTILLNDIAMADFPYNLGYFVEILFRISVWFGLLTLNRKVLQNFDQIEGFMLRKLRKVHPNQTLPSTTNLSPLKCSKVLKFKEMNIYQQSFYLLLFDVMRIDLKFLLDWICFIASYATLIHQTRWL; this is encoded by the coding sequence AtgatggaacaacaacatcgtatgattcgattattattaaatacaTTCGGCATACTTGGTGTACAATTACGACCATTACAATGGAATAATGTATTGAGCATCTTGAATTGGTCATTAAACAATTTAATTATTGTTGCCACATTgtatttattgaatgatcaaaaacCATTCCATAGTCGATTGGCTAGTTTAATATCATCCGATCAATATTTAATGTATTATTATGTTAAAATTTGTGCAAAAATCATATTTCCAATCATCTGTCTTTTTTATGTTATCACTTATTGGATTTATGGTCATCGATTAATAAGTCAATTGCAATCATCCAGATTTGCATCGATTAAAATTCCTAAAAGAGTTGAAAACATAGTGATTATTGTTGCATTTGTGAttccaatgttttttctttgtctaCGAAATTATCTaccatttgattcatttaatttacaaacattatttgcaattgaaatatttacattttatCGTTCCGTTACATGGATTCTGTtgtatttcaatcaattggcTAATCTTCGTGTTTTGGAACAAATTCGTCAACGATATCtacatgatgatattgaaaaacaattagcTAATGGAAGAAAATGTCAAAGTTTATGTTTGCGGCGGCAATCACGATGCATTTCTTCGATATCGgcttcattggaaaaaatcgGAAAAAGAAACGATCCCATTCGTCATACGTTGaagaatcaatcatcaataacgaAATGTCGTGATCTTTTTGAAGAAATGAAAGATCTTGCTGAATTGAATAATCGGCTGCAGCCAATGTTTTCCATATTGACCACTCTTCATCTGGTACATACATCTGCTGTCGTAAcaatattattgaatgatattGCTATGGCTGATTTTCCCTATAACCTAGgatattttgttgaaattctaTTTCGAATCTCCGTCTGGTTTGGTCTTTTAACATTAAATCGTAAAGTTTTACAGAATTTCGATCAAATCGAAGGATTTATGTTGAGAAAATTACGTAAAGTCCACCCAAATCAAACATTACCTTCGACAACAAATTTATCACCATTGAAATGTTCAAaagttttgaaattcaaagaGATGAACATttatcaacaatcattttatcttcttttgtttgatgtTATGCGTATCGATTTGAAATTCCTATTGGATTGGATATGTTTCATTGCCAGTTATGCAACATTGATCCATCAAACACGTTGGCTttga
- the Bin1 gene encoding histone deacetylase complex subunit SAP18: MSSMVANQSARSGPMANNEDNVDREKKCPLLLRVFINTSGRHYHLSEYSRGNVPSKEVQIYTWMDATLKELTGLVKEVNQDARKPGTRFEFALVFPDARNPMYRIREIGMTINGRKEPDDMKTLAQSRFQIGDFLDVAISSGNGPTRESDHDRSRSDRIPLGGGGGGSSARSRYNGDRDHFGDRRDRRDRPY, encoded by the exons ATGTCATCGATGGTAGCTAATCAATCTGCTCGATCAGGTCCTATGGCTAACAATGAAGATAATGTTGATCGTGAAAAG aaatgtccattattattgcgtGTGTTCATAAATACAAGCGGTAGACATTATCATCTTTCCGAATATAGTCGTGGTAATGTACCGAGTAAAGAGGTACAGATCTATACATGGATGGATGCAACATTGAAAGAATTAACCGGCCTGGTCAAAGAAGTAAACCAAGATGCACGAAAACCTGGTACACGATTCGAATTTGCTCTAGTATTTCCTGATGCACGTAATCCAATGTATCGAATTCGAGAGATCGGCATGACAATTAATGGACGAAAAGAACCAGATGATATGAAAACATTGGCACAATCACGATTTCAGATTGGCGATTTTCTCGATGTAGCCATTTCTAGTGGCAATGGTCCAACACGCGAATCTGATCATGATCGATCTCGTTCAGATCGGATACCacttggtggtggtggtggcggatCTTCAGCACGTTCTCGTTATAATGGTGATCGTGATCATTTCGGTGATCGACGTGATCGTAGAGATCGTCCTTATTAA
- the LOC124491948 gene encoding uncharacterized protein LOC124491948, protein MLEQSPGNFGNARVPYDWYQTTSHVIITIRIANLKENDVKVTIINDALDVMCQLLDGRQFRMHFNLYKTVVVPDSNWAVDTSKLVINLKKADRKRWHSLEIIPDKNGNRPKSFIGIVSLHDAKNELNNLLSAAEFESKENSTEAITITQTRTNNPNHPEASIIEPISLDYNWYQDDKYVNIVIHVPNIKLMENRSFLFYEDDINIILTDNSLNWICNLPTAITNVTFKLYKEINSNESRYEISPCRSKIEIKLRKLVDGFWPSFVIQQNDNDDETNDDNHENNDDVVVEEETNNDDNDGEKESNETTQKRKQHEEQEKSIDDENNDVAKVDNDNDDDGGDDDDNLKPIKIARIDTEKESTTTTTANSESTIEKQQQQQQSKELTNQKNETILNAGDDNDNSNKSGKPTIINITASNINDDEQLTEA, encoded by the coding sequence atgttggaaCAAAGTCCGGGTAATTTTGGAAACGCCCGTGTACCATATGATTGGTATCAAACAACATCGCATGTAATCATAACGATTCGAATAGCAAATCTTAAAGAGAATGATGTAAAAGTcacaattattaatgatgcaCTTGATGTCATGTGTCAATTATTGGATGGTAGACAATTTCGTATGCATTTTAATCTATACAAAACGGTTGTCGTACCGGATAGTAATTGGGCAGTGGATACATCGAAATTggtaatcaatttgaaaaaagcTGATCGTAAACGATGGCATAGTTTGGAAATAATACCAGATAAAAATGGTAATCGACCTAAATCATTTATTGGTATTGTATCATTACATGATGCAAAGAATGAGCTTAACAATTTATTGTCGGCTGctgaatttgaatcgaaaGAAAATAGTACAGAAGCCATAACAATCACTCAGACACGTACGAATAATCCAAATCATCCAGAAGCATCGATAATAGAACCAATATCATTGGATTATAATTGGTATCAAGATGATAAATATGTCAATATTGTTATACATGTACCGAACATTAAATTGATGGAGAatcgttcatttttattttatgaaGATGATATCAATATTATATTGACAgataattcattgaattggatATGTAATCTACCGACAGCCATAACGAATGTTACATTTAAATTGTATAAGGAAATTAATTCCAATGAATCAAGATATGAAATCAGTCCTTGTAGATCAAAGATTGAGATTAAACTACGAAAATTGGTAGATGGTTTTTGGCCATCATTTGTAATTCAAcagaatgataatgatgatgaaacaaatgatgataatcatgaaaataatgatgatgtagtaGTGGAAGAAGAaacgaataatgatgataatgatggtgaaaaagaatcgaatgaaacaaCACAAAAACGAAAGCAACAtgaagaacaagaaaaatctattgatgatgaaaataatgatgtcgCTAAAGTCGAtaacgacaatgatgatgatggtggtgatgatgatgataatttgaaacCAATAAAAATTGCACGAATCGATACAGAGAAAGaatcaaccacaacaacaacagcaaattcagaatcaacaattgaaaaacaacaacaacaacaacaatcgaaagaattgacaaatcaaaaaaatgaaacaattctAAAtgctggtgatgataatgataatagtaataaaaGTGGTAAACcaacaattatcaatataACCGCTAgtaatataaatgatgatgaacaattgaCTGAAGCTTAG
- the LOC124491955 gene encoding uncharacterized protein LOC124491955 — protein MAFNFEPFGMICFAFFYGLIGYVDFVYIFYIVPYSYFSIIPYVSLIGIYQICLFMIIWSHLMCVFSDAGRIDRQRRSRRGRQQQQQQHCRQTSVKRLPSDHQSFPVVTTMTNDCSIDLVVNGDHNHQQQQQQQSQNFGEIDYIIDPTSIDFNGQMYPVAENFENIQPNYMYELDWTYCKHCHHYRPPGAHHCHICRHCILRMDHHCPWINNCVGQYNQKYFLQFTSYAFIGCLYTVGSIIFSLILMPPGIPIRIVHIGLITLASFVLGIFSIAVFFDQLQNIFNNNSSSGNGINYRDYYASRRMDNNFDNNTATTRMTSLQPISKNRSIILREMFGNIPKILWLLPYPFKSSTMAMTTVTNS, from the exons atggcttTTAATTTTGAACCATTTggaatgatttgttttgcatttttttacGGTCTAATCGGTTATGTAGattttgtttacattttttaCATTGTTCCATATTCATATTTCAG TATTATACCTTATGTATCATTAATTGGTATTTATCAAATATGCCTTTTTATGATTATCTGGTCACATTTAATGTGTGTATTTTCCGATGCTGGACGTATTGATCGCCAACGTCGTAGTCGTCGTGgccgtcaacaacaacaacaacaacattgtcgTCAAACATCGGTGAAACGATTACCATCTGATCATCAATCGTTTCCGGTCGTTACTACAATGACGAATGATTGTTCGATTGATCTAGTAGTAAATggtgatcataatcatcaacaacaacaacaacaacaatcacaaaatTTTGGTGAAATTGATT ACATTATCGATCCAAcatcgattgatttcaatGGACAAATGTATCCAGTGGcggaaaattttgaaaatattcagcCAAATTATATGTACGAATTAGATTGGACATATTGTAAAcattgccatcattatcGGCCACCCGGTGCACATCATTGTCATATATGTCGTCATTGTATATTACgtatggatcatcattgtccATGGATCAATAATTGTGTTGGccaatataatcaaaaatattttctacAATTCACATCATATGCCT TCATTGGTTGTCTCTATACAGTTGGatcgatcattttttcattaatactAATGCCTCCTGGTATTCCAATTCgaat TGTACACATTGGTCTAATCACATTGGCATCATTTGTATTGGGAATATTTTCCATAGCCGTATTCTTTGATCAAttacaaaatattttcaataataattcatcatcaggcAATGGTATAAATTATCGTGATTATTATGCATCACGAAGaatggataataatttcgataataataCAGCCACCACAAGAATGACATCATTACAGCCAATATCAAAAAATCGTTCGATTATTTTACGCGAAATGTTTGGTAATATTCCCAAGATTCTTTGGCTTTTACCTTATCCATTCAAATCATCCACAATGGCAATGACAACCGTAACAAATTCATGA
- the LOC124491956 gene encoding uncharacterized protein LOC124491956: MKFTLFCAIFMTFTNVILSYRYDDQYQAELQSAPTPQQQPQSMVSYASETSDGYVPAGSISIPRGYRQMQTNGGQTYQSTQSVFQKIGDNESSYTASIRGAQRNVKVIDIPSTFSMPAETMTIQVPPSSQPLTFILKSRSSQLNLQSSHQSEPGSYKETNSEDGLQVLVHSVTRPILHEIREIITPYRRVTQEVKPVQETAETLIAQDKRSGYSNNKNNGQSLSANKPKQQPNVLAQKPLKLAPQSQQQKNYNTQVQQQSSTMTKPVPKQQQQQQSINRPAPMAAQKPKTY; the protein is encoded by the exons atgaaattc acaTTGTTTTGCGCAATTTTCATGACATTTACCAATGTCATCTTGTCATAtagatatgatgatcaatatcaaGCTGAATTACAATCCGCACCAACACCACAGCAACAACCACAATCAATGGTTAGCTATGCATCCGAAACATCTGATGGTTATGTACCAGCCGGTAGTATAAGTATTCCAAGAGGATATCGACAAATGCAAACAAATGGTGGACAAACATATCAATCAACACAATCGGTTTTCCAGAAAATTGGCgataatgaatcatcatatacagCATCCATTCGTGGCGCACAACGTAACGTTAAAGTCATTGATATTCCATCCACATTTTCAATGCCAGCCGAAACAATGACCATACAAGTTCCACCAAGTTCACAGCCATtaacattcattttgaaatctCGTTCAAGCCAATTAAATTTACAATCTTCACATCAATCGGAACCTGGTTCATATAAAGAAACAAATTCCGAAGATGGATTACAAGTTCTGGTACATTCAGTAACTCGTCCTATATTGCATGAAATACGTGAAATTATCACACCATATCGTAGGGTAACACAAGAAGTTAAACCGGTACAAGAAACTGCTGAAACATTGATTGCACAAGATAAACGTAGTGGTTACagtaacaataaaaacaatggacaatcattatcagctaacaaaccaaaacaacaaccaaatgtTTTGGCACAAAAACCATTGAAATTAGCAccacaatcacaacaacaaaaaaattacaacactcaggttcaacaacaatcttcaACAATGACGAAACCGGtgccaaaacaacaacaacaacaacaatcaataaatcgtCCTGCACCAATGGCAGCACAAAAACCGAAAACTTATTaa
- the LOC124491950 gene encoding uncharacterized protein LOC124491950, which yields MEHHRLLELLLNTFGIIGIQLRPLKLNNSINILNWSINLVINLATLYVLNDQKPFNGRLTRLKSSDQYLMYYFIKSCGLFIFPGICLYYVITYLIYGHRLFRHLQSSTFASIQISLQDMILIFMAPFMIPTVFIWLRSFLLFDSYNLPTFFAIQMIVLYRSITWILLYFIQLANFRVLEQIRQRYLDDDIEKQAIELSNKRKCQSLCVRQTSRCKISASFEKFGKINEQQPRTRHTLKNQSSIIKCRDLFEEMKNLAELNNRLQPICSILLTIHMVYTSTVVTITLNDVAMADFPLNLYYFSDIIQQMIFWFGLSTMNRKVLQNFNRIEGFMLRKLRKVRPNQTLPSTTMTTSTNSSPLKCSKVLKFKEMNIYQQSFHLLLFDVLHIDLKFILDWICFIASYATLIHQTRGMKIQMEN from the coding sequence ATGGAACATCATCGATTACTTGAATTATTGCTCAATACTTTTGGCATCATTGGCATACAATTACGAccattaaaattgaataattcaattaacATATTGAATTGGTCAATAAATCTGGTGATCAATTTGGCCACATTATATGTattgaatgatcaaaaacCATTCAATGGTCGATTAACAAGATTAAAATCATCCGATCAATATCTAATGtattatttcattaaatCGTGTGgtttatttatatttccaGGAATTTGTCTTTATTATGTTATCACTTATTTGATTTATGGACATCGATTATTTCGTCATTTACAATCATCCACATTTGCatcgattcaaatttcattgcAAGATATGATTCTGATTTTTATGGCTCCATTTATGATTCCAACAGTTTTTATTTGGCTACGAAGTTTTCTATTATTCGATTCATACAATTTACCAACATTTTTTGCAATTCAAATGATCGTATTGTATCGTTCAATTACATGGATTTTGTTGTATTTCATACAATTGGCTAATTTTCGTGTTTTGGAACAAATCCGTCAACGATAtctagatgatgatattgaaaaacaagCCATTGAATTGTctaataaaagaaaatgtcaAAGTTTATGTGTGCGGCAAACGTCACGTTGTAAAATATCGgcttcatttgaaaaatttggtaaaataaatgaacaacaaccacgAACACGTCatacattgaaaaatcaatcatcaatcataaaATGTCGTGATCTTtttgaagaaatgaaaaatcttgCTGAATTGAATAATCGACTGCAACCGATTTGTTCGATATTGTTAACCATTCATATGGTATATACATCTACCGTTGTAACAATAACATTAAACGATGTGGCAATGGCTGATTTTCCATTAAATCTTTACTATTTTTCCGATATCATCCAACAAATGATATTTTGGTTTGGTCTTTCAACAATGAATCGTAAAGTTttacaaaatttcaatcgaatcgaaGGATTTATGTTGAGAAAATTACGTAAAGTTCGTCCAAATCAAACATTACCAtcgacaacaatgacaacaagtacgaattcatcaccattgaaatgttcaaaagttttgaaattcaaagaGATGAACATttatcaacaatcatttcatcttcttttgtttgatgttttgcatatcgatttgaaattcatattgGATTGGATTTGTTTCATTGCCAGTTATGCaacattgattcatcaaactcgtggaatgaaaattcaaatggaaaattaa
- the LOC124491959 gene encoding phosphatidate cytidylyltransferase, mitochondrial — MIRNVQKLKSLQNIFPLHDEISYCFAYGSAVFDQSIQNGNTVNNTPSPPLPSSKSRMVDLVLAVDDPIRWHRANMSKNWSHYSGLRYFGPKNVANIQRKFAAKIYYNTLVPIESDLFIKYGIISTEDFLNDLLDWETLYLSGRLHKPILVLHENIKSNDEQDFSVRNLYNAIELNRHSALHAALLLLPEKFTEKQLYMTIANLSYSGDFRMWFGEDRSKVEKIVWPQMERFRDLYGNFLAFVSLLPFAIIIAFFTLTIFVRDIHVILFFIGQLINEAINYLLKNHVQADRPANKFRDQFTSSGSSSSSSYGWPSSHCQFMAFFVTYSSFCVCFRLSRLKPYWFCFMLICIDLISFAFVFHSRTYLLYHHVHQCIHGAMIGTIMAIIWYALVQFIFEPIIHHYVMNSSINQFFGLCSIYLPLDDGQQKHYKYR; from the exons ATGATTCGTAATGTACAGAAATTAAAATCTTTGcaaaacatttttccattACATGATGAAATATCCTATTGTTTTGCTTATGGTTCGGCTGTATTTGATCAAAGTATTCAAAATGGCAACACGGTCAATAATACACCGTCACCACCATTGCCATCATCGAAATCTCGAATGGTCGATTTAGTTTTAGCTGTTGATGATCCAATCAGATGGCATCGAGCTAATATGTCGAAAAATTGGTCACATTATTCTGGTTTACGTTATTTTGGTCCAAAAAACGTTGCAAATATACAACGGAAATTTGCTGCAAAAATCTACTACAATACATTGGTTCCAATCGAATCGGATCTATTCATTAAATATGGTATAATTTCTACTGAAGATTTTCTCAACGATCTACTGGATTGGGAAACTCTTTATCTAAGTGGTCGATTACATAAACCAATATTGGTTCTAcatgaaaatatcaaatcaaatgatgaacaagatTTTTCCGTTCGTAATCTATACAATgctattgaattgaatcgtcATAGTGCATTGCATGCTGCATTACTTTTGTTGCCAGAAAAATTTACCGAAAAACAGCTTTATATGACTATTGCTAATCTAAGTTATTCCGGTGATTTTCGTATGTGGTTTGGTGAAGATCGTtcaaaagtggaaaaaattgtatgGCCACAAATGGAACGATTTC GTGATTTGTATGGAAATTTTCTAGCCTTTGTATCATTACTACCatttgccattattattgcattTTTTACATTGACCATTTTTGTCCGTGACATTCATGTG attttattctttattggGCAACTAATTAATGAAGCAATCAATTATTTACTCAAAAATCATGTACAAGCCGATAGACCAGCGAATAAATTTCGTGATCAATTTACTTCATcgggatcatcatcatcatcatcatatggatGGCCATCAAGTCATTGTCAATTTATGGCATTCTTTGTTacttattcatcattttgtgtttgttttcgtCTTAGCCGTTTGAAACCATATTGGTTCTGTTTTATGCTCATTTGTATTGATCTGATTAGCTTTGCATTTGTATTCCATTCAAG AACATATCtattatatcatcatgtaCATCAATGTATTCATGGTGCAATGATTGGCACTATTATGGCCATCATTTGGTATGCTTTGGTGCAATTTATTTTCGAaccaatcattcatcattatgtgaTGAATAG ctcaattaatcaattttttggaTTATGTTCGATTTATTTACCTTTGGATGATggccaacaaaaacattataaATATCGTTGA